The following proteins are encoded in a genomic region of Streptomyces collinus Tu 365:
- the hisD gene encoding histidinol dehydrogenase, protein MISRIDLRGDALPEGPALRDLLPRADFDVQAALEKVRPICEAVHHRGDAALIDFAEKFDGVRLESVRVPARALTDALAALDPAVRAALEESIRRARMVHRAQRRTTHTTQVVPGGSVTEKWVPVERVGLYAPGGRSVYPSSVIMNVVPAQEAGVPSIALASPAQAEFGGLPHPTILAACALLGVDEVYAAGGATAVAMFAHGTESCPPANMVTGPGNIWVAAAKRYFTGKIGIDAEAGPTEIAVLADDTADPAHVAADLISQAEHDPLAAAVLVTDSVELADAVEKELEPQVAATKHIEDRIRPALAGRQSAIVLVDGVEEGLRVVDAYGAEHLEIQTADAAAVADRVRNAGAIFIGPWAPVSLGDYAAGSNHVLPTGGCACHSSGLSVQSFLRGIHIVDYTKDALADVAHHVVTLAEAEDLPAHGAAIKARFGWKVPEGK, encoded by the coding sequence GTGATCTCCCGAATCGATCTGCGCGGCGACGCCCTTCCCGAGGGACCCGCCCTGCGCGACCTGCTGCCCCGAGCCGACTTCGACGTTCAGGCCGCCCTGGAGAAGGTGCGTCCGATCTGCGAGGCCGTGCATCATCGTGGCGACGCGGCGCTGATCGACTTCGCCGAGAAGTTCGACGGAGTGCGGCTGGAATCGGTGCGGGTGCCCGCCCGGGCGCTCACCGACGCGCTCGCGGCCCTCGACCCGGCCGTGCGCGCTGCCCTGGAGGAGTCGATCCGGCGGGCCCGCATGGTCCACCGCGCGCAGCGCCGCACCACGCACACCACCCAGGTCGTGCCCGGCGGCTCCGTGACCGAGAAGTGGGTGCCGGTCGAGCGGGTCGGGCTCTACGCGCCCGGGGGCCGGTCCGTCTACCCCTCGTCCGTGATCATGAACGTGGTGCCGGCCCAGGAGGCCGGGGTCCCCTCCATCGCGCTCGCCTCCCCGGCCCAGGCCGAGTTCGGCGGGCTGCCGCACCCGACGATCCTCGCCGCCTGCGCCCTGCTCGGCGTGGACGAGGTCTACGCGGCCGGCGGCGCCACCGCCGTCGCCATGTTCGCCCACGGCACCGAGTCCTGCCCGCCCGCCAACATGGTCACCGGGCCGGGCAACATCTGGGTGGCCGCCGCCAAGCGCTACTTCACCGGCAAGATCGGCATCGACGCCGAGGCCGGACCCACCGAGATCGCGGTCCTCGCGGACGACACCGCCGACCCGGCGCACGTGGCCGCGGACCTGATCAGCCAGGCCGAGCACGACCCGCTCGCGGCGGCCGTCCTGGTCACCGACTCGGTCGAGCTGGCCGACGCGGTGGAGAAGGAGCTGGAGCCGCAGGTCGCGGCCACCAAGCACATCGAGGACCGCATCCGTCCCGCCCTCGCGGGCAGGCAGTCCGCGATCGTCCTGGTCGACGGCGTCGAGGAGGGCCTGCGGGTGGTCGACGCCTACGGCGCCGAGCACCTGGAGATCCAGACCGCCGACGCCGCCGCGGTCGCCGACCGGGTGCGGAACGCGGGCGCGATCTTCATCGGCCCCTGGGCGCCGGTCTCGCTCGGCGACTACGCGGCCGGCTCCAACCACGTCCTGCCCACCGGCGGCTGCGCCTGCCACTCCTCCGGCCTGTCCGTCCAGTCCTTCCTGCGCGGCATCCACATCGTCGACTACACGAAGGACGCGCTGGCCGACGTCGCGCACCACGTGGTGACGCTCGCGGAGGCGGAGGACCTGCCCGCGCACGGCGCGGCGATCAAGGCTCGTTTCGGCTGGAAGGTTCCGGAAGGCAAGTGA
- a CDS encoding LON peptidase substrate-binding domain-containing protein, translating into MTIARLPLFPLNSALFPGLVLPLNIFEERYRAMMRELLKTPEDEPRRFAVVAIRDGHEVAPAAPGMPDQTARPERGPAAGFGPDPLKSFHGVGCIADAATVRERADGTFEVLATGTTRVRLLSVDASGPFLTAELEELTEDPGEEAGALAEGVLRAFRQYQKRLAGARERSLSTGAELPDDPSVVSYLVAAAMVLDTPTKQRLLQAPDTASRLRDELKLLRSETSIIRSLPSLPAFELTRTPTSQN; encoded by the coding sequence GTGACCATCGCCCGCCTGCCCCTCTTCCCGCTGAACTCGGCGCTGTTCCCCGGGCTCGTGCTGCCCCTGAACATCTTCGAGGAGCGGTATCGCGCCATGATGCGCGAACTGCTGAAGACCCCCGAGGACGAACCGCGCCGGTTCGCCGTCGTGGCGATCCGCGACGGCCACGAGGTGGCACCGGCCGCCCCCGGCATGCCGGACCAGACCGCGCGGCCCGAGCGCGGCCCGGCCGCCGGCTTCGGCCCCGACCCGCTGAAGTCCTTCCACGGGGTGGGCTGCATCGCGGACGCGGCGACCGTCCGGGAGCGCGCCGACGGCACCTTCGAGGTCCTGGCCACCGGCACCACGCGGGTGCGGCTGCTGTCCGTGGACGCCTCGGGCCCGTTCCTGACCGCCGAGCTGGAGGAGCTCACGGAGGACCCGGGCGAGGAGGCGGGCGCCCTGGCGGAGGGCGTGCTGCGCGCGTTCCGCCAGTACCAGAAGCGCCTCGCGGGCGCCCGCGAGCGCTCGCTCAGCACCGGCGCGGAGCTTCCGGACGACCCCTCGGTGGTGTCCTACCTGGTGGCGGCGGCGATGGTGCTGGACACCCCGACGAAGCAGCGGCTGCTGCAGGCGCCGGACACCGCCTCCCGGCTGCGCGACGAGCTGAAACTCCTTCGCTCCGAGACGTCCATCATCCGTAGTCTGCCGTCGCTGCCCGCGTTCGAGCTGACGCGGACGCCGACCAGCCAGAACTGA
- the ybaK gene encoding Cys-tRNA(Pro) deacylase yields the protein MAKKSKKQQSGGTPATVALTAAGVAYTVHSYDHDPSHPSYGEEAAEAMGVSPDRVFKTLVADVDGTLTVAVVPVSGSLDLKALAAAVGGKRATMADPTLAERTTGYVRGGISPLGQRKRLPTVLDDSATAHPTICVSAGRRGLEVELTPADLAKLTAAVLAPVGRG from the coding sequence ATGGCGAAGAAGTCCAAGAAGCAGCAGTCCGGCGGCACGCCCGCCACGGTGGCCCTGACGGCGGCGGGCGTGGCGTACACGGTCCACTCCTACGACCACGACCCCTCCCACCCGTCCTACGGGGAGGAGGCGGCCGAGGCGATGGGCGTCTCCCCCGACCGCGTCTTCAAGACCCTGGTGGCCGACGTGGACGGCACCCTGACCGTCGCGGTGGTGCCGGTCTCGGGCTCGCTGGACCTGAAGGCGCTGGCCGCCGCGGTGGGCGGCAAGCGGGCCACCATGGCCGACCCCACGCTCGCCGAACGCACCACCGGCTACGTGCGCGGCGGCATCTCCCCGCTGGGCCAGCGCAAGCGGCTCCCCACGGTCCTGGACGACTCGGCCACGGCCCACCCGACGATCTGCGTCTCGGCGGGACGCAGGGGCCTTGAGGTCGAACTGACACCCGCAGACCTGGCAAAACTGACCGCCGCCGTACTGGCCCCTGTGGGCCGTGGCTGA
- a CDS encoding ABC transporter permease encodes MSVVPAEILPGGARTVPEPARRAAELGPPARLWPSLVAVYRAQLSRARVARIPLLFVATFQSVGIAVMMRGVVDSGGEAQSVVAGSSVLVVAYVALNLLSQYFGQLRASGGLDHYATLPVPPAAVVLGAAAAYASFTVPGTLVTAVFGCALFGLPLSNLWILLAVIPLAGAALSGLGAACGLLAPRPELATLLGQLGMSAALLLGVLPADRMPEPIRLARDLLPSTYGVEAYARTFGAHPDWAVVLVDLAVCAGVGVVSLAVATWAYRRAAVR; translated from the coding sequence GTGAGTGTCGTACCCGCGGAGATTCTGCCGGGCGGGGCCCGGACGGTGCCGGAACCGGCCCGGCGCGCGGCCGAGCTCGGGCCGCCCGCGCGGCTGTGGCCGTCCCTGGTGGCCGTGTACCGGGCCCAGCTGTCCCGCGCCCGGGTGGCGCGCATCCCGCTGCTGTTCGTGGCGACCTTCCAGTCCGTCGGCATCGCCGTGATGATGCGCGGTGTCGTCGACAGCGGCGGCGAGGCGCAGTCCGTGGTGGCGGGCTCCTCGGTGCTCGTCGTCGCGTACGTCGCGCTGAACCTGCTGTCGCAGTACTTCGGGCAGCTGCGGGCCAGCGGCGGCCTCGACCACTACGCCACGCTGCCCGTGCCGCCCGCGGCGGTGGTGCTGGGCGCGGCTGCCGCCTACGCCTCCTTCACCGTGCCGGGGACCCTGGTGACGGCCGTCTTCGGGTGCGCGCTGTTCGGGCTGCCGCTGTCCAACCTGTGGATCCTGCTGGCCGTGATCCCGCTCGCCGGAGCCGCCCTCTCCGGGCTCGGCGCCGCCTGCGGGTTGCTGGCGCCGCGCCCCGAGCTGGCCACGCTGCTCGGGCAGCTCGGCATGTCGGCGGCGCTGCTGCTGGGCGTGCTGCCGGCCGACCGGATGCCGGAGCCGATCCGGCTGGCCCGGGACCTGCTGCCGTCGACCTACGGTGTGGAGGCGTACGCCCGGACCTTCGGGGCACACCCCGACTGGGCGGTCGTCCTCGTCGACCTGGCGGTGTGCGCGGGTGTCGGGGTGGTCTCGCTGGCCGTCGCCACCTGGGCCTACCGCCGGGCCGCCGTCCGGTGA
- a CDS encoding ABC transporter ATP-binding protein, with the protein MSTRAAPALRHDEVLRVRGLGKTYPPVKGRRGVPATPEVRATDAVDLDVRSGEIFGLLGPNGAGKSTLVRQLTGLLRPDTGSVEILGHDIVRHPERAARLLAYLGQESSALDELTVALAAETTGRLRGLDVRRARAERDAVLEELGLTPLAGRALKKLSGGQRRLACFAAALVGERPLLVLDEPTTGMDPVARRAVWAAVDRRRAEHGTTVLLVTHNVIEAETVLDRVAVLDQGRVIACDTPAGLKEQVAGEVRVELVWRERAPLEVPEVAVLRERAAESGRRWTLRLAPEEARAAVATVTGGAAFAALDDFTLATPSLEDVYLALGGAARQGLVKA; encoded by the coding sequence GTGAGTACGCGCGCGGCACCGGCACTTCGGCATGACGAGGTCCTACGCGTGCGCGGGCTCGGCAAGACCTATCCGCCCGTGAAGGGCCGGCGCGGGGTGCCTGCCACGCCCGAGGTGCGGGCCACCGACGCCGTGGACCTGGACGTACGGTCCGGGGAGATCTTCGGGCTGCTCGGCCCGAACGGCGCCGGCAAGTCCACCCTCGTCAGGCAGCTCACCGGCCTGCTGCGGCCGGACACCGGCAGTGTCGAGATCCTCGGGCACGACATCGTCCGGCACCCCGAGCGGGCCGCACGGCTCCTCGCCTACCTGGGGCAGGAGTCCTCCGCCCTGGACGAGCTGACCGTCGCCCTCGCCGCCGAGACCACCGGGCGCCTGCGCGGCCTGGACGTACGGCGGGCGCGGGCCGAGCGGGACGCCGTACTGGAGGAACTGGGGCTCACCCCGCTCGCCGGGCGGGCGCTGAAGAAGCTGTCCGGCGGCCAGCGGCGCCTCGCCTGCTTCGCCGCCGCCCTCGTCGGCGAGCGGCCACTGCTGGTCCTCGACGAGCCGACCACCGGCATGGACCCGGTGGCCCGGCGTGCGGTGTGGGCGGCCGTGGACCGGCGGCGGGCCGAGCACGGCACGACCGTGCTGCTGGTCACGCACAACGTCATCGAGGCCGAGACGGTCCTCGACCGGGTGGCGGTCCTGGACCAGGGGCGGGTCATCGCCTGCGACACCCCGGCCGGCCTGAAGGAACAGGTCGCCGGAGAGGTGCGGGTGGAGCTGGTCTGGCGGGAGCGGGCACCCCTGGAGGTGCCGGAGGTCGCCGTGCTGCGCGAGCGGGCGGCGGAGTCCGGGCGCCGCTGGACGCTCCGGCTCGCCCCCGAGGAGGCCAGGGCCGCCGTCGCCACCGTCACCGGCGGAGCCGCGTTCGCCGCCCTGGACGACTTCACGCTCGCCACACCCAGCCTGGAGGACGTGTACCTGGCCCTGGGCGGGGCGGCGCGGCAGGGGCTGGTGAAGGCGTGA
- a CDS encoding NYN domain-containing protein translates to MDRCIVLVDAGYLLGAAASLLAGEPSRSRITVDHAALIQGLRERAEAETERPLLRIYWFDGAPDRVPQPEHRRLRVMPRVTVRLGALTRSDGRWAQKGVDAAMHAELTELARNRACSDVVLVTGDGDLLPGMMAAKEHGVAVHLWAVQAADGDYNQSEDLVAEADERRVLDRAWITQAVRAKELTGVCAPQPAPRPEIAAILSAPLPESAPAPAGDHPAEEGGHAPAAGRENGVQERVPAAKGVPTPKDLAALRAPGAPQAAAQHPTTATLRWSSDKGWVDRPGTVAEPPEIASMPTLAQLTTAEQRWADREEDITTVGGDPYEVGQVFARRWTARLGDQTHVQRLSTMYPRIPHRIDGELLRYAARFGLLAHKDDQIDEHDRYAIRAGFWREVDVPAAAEQHAPAAD, encoded by the coding sequence GTGGACCGCTGCATCGTCCTGGTGGACGCCGGATATCTGCTGGGTGCCGCCGCCAGCCTCCTCGCCGGCGAGCCCTCCCGGTCCCGCATCACCGTCGACCACGCGGCGCTGATCCAGGGGCTGCGCGAGCGCGCGGAGGCCGAGACCGAGCGCCCGCTGCTGCGCATCTACTGGTTCGACGGCGCCCCCGACCGGGTCCCCCAGCCGGAGCATCGCCGGCTGCGTGTCATGCCCCGCGTCACCGTCCGCCTCGGCGCCCTCACCCGCAGCGACGGACGCTGGGCGCAGAAGGGCGTGGACGCCGCCATGCACGCCGAGCTGACCGAACTGGCCCGCAACCGCGCCTGCTCGGACGTCGTCCTCGTCACCGGCGACGGCGACCTGCTGCCCGGCATGATGGCCGCCAAGGAACACGGCGTCGCCGTCCACCTGTGGGCCGTGCAGGCCGCCGACGGTGACTACAACCAGTCCGAGGACCTGGTCGCCGAGGCCGACGAGCGGCGCGTGCTGGACCGGGCCTGGATCACCCAGGCGGTCCGCGCCAAGGAGCTGACCGGCGTCTGCGCCCCGCAGCCGGCGCCCCGGCCCGAGATCGCCGCGATCCTCTCCGCCCCCCTGCCCGAGTCCGCCCCGGCACCCGCGGGCGACCACCCCGCCGAGGAGGGCGGCCACGCCCCGGCCGCCGGGCGGGAGAACGGCGTCCAGGAGCGGGTCCCCGCCGCCAAGGGCGTCCCCACCCCCAAGGACCTCGCCGCGCTGCGCGCCCCCGGGGCGCCGCAGGCCGCCGCGCAGCACCCGACCACCGCGACCCTGCGCTGGTCCTCCGACAAAGGCTGGGTGGACCGGCCGGGCACCGTCGCCGAACCGCCCGAGATCGCCTCGATGCCCACACTGGCCCAGCTGACCACCGCCGAGCAGCGGTGGGCCGACCGGGAGGAGGACATCACCACCGTCGGCGGCGACCCCTACGAGGTGGGACAGGTCTTCGCCCGCCGGTGGACGGCCCGGCTCGGCGACCAGACCCATGTGCAGCGGCTGTCCACGATGTACCCGCGCATCCCGCACCGCATCGACGGCGAGCTGCTGCGGTACGCGGCCCGCTTCGGGCTGCTCGCCCACAAGGACGACCAGATCGACGAGCACGACCGTTACGCCATCCGGGCGGGCTTCTGGCGTGAGGTCGACGTGCCGGCGGCCGCGGAACAGCACGCGCCCGCCGCCGACTGA
- the dnaE gene encoding DNA polymerase III subunit alpha: MSKPPFTHLHVHTQYSLLDGAARLKDMFEACNEMGMTHIAMSDHGNLHGAYDFFHSAKKAGVTPIIGIEAYVAPESRRNKRKILWGQPHQKRDDISGSGGYTHKTMWAVNRTGLHNLFRLSSDAYAEGWLQKWPRMDKETISQWSEGIVASTGCPSGEVQTRLRLGHFDEALKAAADYQDIFGKDRYFLELMDHGIEIERRVRDGLLEIGRKLGIPPLVTNDSHYTYAHEAGAHDALLCIQTGKNLSDPDRFKFDGTGYYLKSTDEMYAIDSSDAWQEGCANTLLVAEMVDTTGMFEAKNLMPKFDIPDGYTEVTWFKEEVRRGMERRFPGGIPEDRQKQADYEMDVIIQMGFPGYFLVVADFIMWAKNNGIAVGPGRGSAAGSIVAYAMGITDLDPIPHGLIFERFLNPERVSMPDVDIDFDERRRVEVIRYVTEKYGADKVAMIGTYGKIKAKNAIKDSARVLGYPYAMGDRLTKAMPADVLGKGIDLNGITDPSHPRYGEAGEIRGMYENEPDVKKVIDTAKGVEGLVRQMGVHAAGVIMSSETITEHVPVWVRHTDGVTITQWDYPSCESLGLLKMDFLGLRNLTIMDDAVKMVKANKGLDIDLLSLPLDDPKTFELLQRGDTLGVFQFDGGPMRSLLRLMKPDNFEDISAVSALYRPGPMGMDSHTNYALRKNKLQEITPIHKELAEPLEEVLAVTYGLIVYQEQVQKAAQIIAGYSLGEADILRRVMGKKKPEELAKNFVLFQAGARKKGYSDEAIQALWDVLVPFAGYAFNKAHSAAYGLVSYWTAYLKANYPAEYMAALLTSVKDDKDKSAVYLNECRRMGIKVLPPNVNESESNFAAQGDDVILFGLSAVRNVGTNVVESIIKCRKAKGKYASFPDYLDKVDAVVCNKRTTESLIKAGAFDEMGHTRKGLTAQYEPMIDNVVAVKRKEAEGQFDLFGGMGEDTGSEPGFGLDVEFTTDEWDKTYLLAQEREMLGLYVSDHPLFGLEHVLADKADAGISQLTGGEHADGAVVTIGGIISGLQRKMTKQGNAWAIATVEDLAGSIECMFFPATYQLISTQLVEDAVVFVKGRLDKREDVPRLVAMELMVPDLSNAGTNAPVILTIPATRVTPPMVSRLGEILSHHKGDSEVRIKLQGPRKTTVLRLDRHRVKPDPALFGDLKVLLGPSCLAG; this comes from the coding sequence GTGTCGAAGCCGCCCTTCACGCACCTGCACGTCCACACCCAGTACTCGCTGCTGGACGGTGCCGCGCGGCTCAAGGACATGTTCGAGGCCTGCAACGAGATGGGCATGACGCACATCGCCATGTCCGACCACGGCAACCTCCACGGGGCGTACGACTTCTTCCACAGCGCGAAGAAGGCCGGAGTCACCCCGATCATCGGGATCGAGGCGTACGTCGCCCCCGAGTCCCGGCGCAACAAGCGCAAGATCCTCTGGGGCCAGCCCCACCAGAAGCGGGACGACATCTCCGGTTCCGGCGGTTACACCCACAAGACGATGTGGGCGGTGAACCGTACCGGACTGCACAACCTCTTCCGGCTCTCCTCCGACGCCTACGCCGAGGGCTGGCTGCAGAAGTGGCCCCGGATGGACAAGGAGACCATCTCCCAGTGGTCCGAGGGCATCGTCGCCTCCACCGGCTGTCCCTCCGGCGAGGTGCAGACCCGGCTCCGCCTCGGCCACTTCGACGAGGCCCTCAAGGCGGCCGCCGACTACCAGGACATCTTCGGCAAGGACCGGTACTTCCTGGAGCTGATGGACCACGGCATCGAGATCGAGCGCCGGGTCCGCGACGGCTTGCTGGAGATCGGCAGGAAGCTCGGCATCCCGCCGCTGGTCACCAACGACTCGCACTACACGTACGCGCACGAGGCGGGCGCCCACGACGCCCTGCTGTGCATCCAGACCGGCAAGAACCTCTCCGACCCGGACCGCTTCAAGTTCGACGGCACCGGCTACTACCTGAAGTCCACGGACGAGATGTACGCCATCGACTCCTCGGACGCCTGGCAGGAGGGCTGCGCCAACACGCTCCTGGTGGCCGAGATGGTCGACACCACCGGCATGTTCGAGGCCAAGAACCTCATGCCGAAGTTCGACATCCCCGACGGCTACACCGAGGTGACCTGGTTCAAGGAGGAGGTCCGCCGCGGCATGGAGCGCCGCTTCCCGGGCGGCATCCCCGAGGACCGGCAGAAGCAGGCCGACTACGAGATGGACGTCATCATCCAGATGGGGTTCCCGGGTTACTTCCTCGTGGTCGCCGACTTCATCATGTGGGCCAAGAACAACGGCATCGCGGTCGGCCCCGGCCGAGGCTCCGCGGCCGGCTCGATCGTCGCCTACGCCATGGGCATCACCGACCTGGACCCGATCCCGCACGGCCTGATCTTCGAGCGCTTCCTCAACCCCGAGCGCGTCTCCATGCCCGATGTCGACATCGACTTCGACGAGCGCCGGCGCGTCGAGGTGATCCGCTACGTGACCGAGAAGTACGGCGCCGACAAGGTCGCCATGATCGGCACCTACGGCAAGATCAAGGCCAAGAACGCGATCAAGGACTCCGCGCGCGTCCTGGGCTACCCGTACGCCATGGGCGACCGGCTCACCAAGGCGATGCCCGCCGACGTCCTCGGCAAGGGCATCGACCTCAACGGCATCACCGACCCCTCGCACCCGCGCTACGGCGAGGCGGGCGAGATCCGCGGGATGTACGAGAACGAGCCGGACGTGAAGAAGGTCATCGACACCGCCAAGGGCGTGGAGGGCCTGGTCCGCCAGATGGGCGTGCACGCCGCCGGCGTGATCATGTCCAGCGAGACCATCACCGAGCACGTCCCGGTCTGGGTCAGGCACACCGACGGCGTGACCATCACCCAGTGGGACTATCCGAGCTGCGAGTCGCTCGGCCTGCTGAAGATGGACTTCCTGGGCCTGCGCAACCTCACGATCATGGACGACGCGGTCAAGATGGTGAAGGCCAACAAGGGCCTCGACATCGACCTGCTGTCCCTGCCGCTCGACGACCCCAAGACCTTCGAGCTCCTCCAGCGCGGCGACACCCTCGGCGTCTTCCAGTTCGACGGCGGCCCCATGCGCTCGCTGCTGCGGCTGATGAAGCCCGACAACTTCGAGGACATCTCCGCCGTCTCCGCGCTCTACCGTCCGGGCCCGATGGGCATGGACTCGCACACCAACTACGCGCTGCGCAAGAACAAGCTCCAGGAGATCACCCCGATCCACAAGGAGCTGGCGGAGCCCCTGGAAGAGGTCCTCGCCGTCACCTACGGCCTGATCGTCTACCAGGAGCAGGTGCAGAAGGCCGCCCAGATCATCGCGGGCTACTCGCTCGGCGAGGCCGACATCCTGCGCCGCGTGATGGGCAAGAAGAAGCCCGAGGAACTGGCGAAGAACTTCGTGCTCTTCCAGGCGGGCGCGCGCAAGAAGGGATACAGCGACGAGGCCATCCAGGCCCTGTGGGACGTGCTGGTCCCGTTCGCCGGCTACGCGTTCAACAAGGCGCACTCCGCCGCGTACGGCCTGGTCTCCTACTGGACCGCCTACCTCAAGGCGAACTACCCCGCCGAGTACATGGCCGCCCTGCTGACCTCCGTCAAGGACGACAAGGACAAGTCCGCGGTCTACCTCAACGAGTGCCGCCGCATGGGCATCAAGGTGCTCCCGCCGAACGTGAACGAGTCCGAGTCCAACTTCGCCGCCCAGGGCGACGACGTGATCCTCTTCGGCCTCTCCGCCGTGCGCAACGTCGGCACCAACGTCGTCGAGTCGATCATCAAGTGCCGCAAGGCCAAGGGGAAGTACGCCTCCTTCCCCGACTACCTCGACAAGGTCGACGCCGTCGTCTGCAACAAGCGCACCACGGAATCACTGATCAAGGCCGGCGCCTTCGACGAGATGGGCCACACCCGCAAGGGACTCACCGCCCAGTACGAGCCGATGATCGACAACGTCGTCGCGGTCAAGCGCAAGGAGGCCGAGGGGCAGTTCGACCTCTTCGGCGGCATGGGCGAGGACACCGGCAGCGAGCCCGGCTTCGGACTCGACGTGGAGTTCACCACGGACGAGTGGGACAAGACCTATCTGCTCGCCCAGGAGCGGGAGATGCTCGGTCTCTACGTCTCCGACCACCCGCTCTTCGGCCTGGAGCACGTCCTCGCCGACAAGGCCGACGCGGGCATCTCCCAGCTCACCGGCGGCGAGCACGCCGACGGCGCGGTCGTCACCATCGGCGGCATCATCTCCGGTCTCCAGCGCAAGATGACCAAGCAGGGCAACGCCTGGGCGATCGCGACCGTCGAGGACCTCGCCGGCTCCATCGAGTGCATGTTCTTCCCGGCGACCTACCAGCTCATCTCCACCCAACTCGTCGAGGACGCGGTGGTGTTCGTCAAGGGCCGCCTCGACAAGCGGGAGGACGTGCCGCGGCTCGTCGCCATGGAGCTCATGGTCCCCGACCTCTCCAACGCCGGCACCAACGCGCCCGTGATCCTCACCATCCCGGCCACCCGGGTCACCCCGCCCATGGTCAGCCGCCTCGGCGAGATCCTCAGCCACCACAAGGGCGACAGCGAGGTCCGCATCAAGCTCCAGGGCCCCCGCAAGACCACCGTGCTCCGCCTCGACCGGCACCGCGTCAAGCCCGACCCGGCACTGTTCGGCGACCTGAAGGTGCTGCTCGGCCCGTCCTGCCTGGCCGGCTGA
- a CDS encoding DUF2252 domain-containing protein, whose protein sequence is MSVPQLNDEQRGEEILAVFDTAFGRLLAADPAAFRVKFRKMAASAFAFYRGTAALFYHDVDAEKRGGPYLDDRTSRVWIHGDLHAENFGTYMDSNGRLVFNVNDFDEAYVGPFTWDLKRFSASVALIGYAKALSDEQITELVTIYAAAYRERIHALATGAKSDEVPPFTLDTADGPLLGALRAARSLTRFELLDSMTEIRDFERRFAPGGGSIELDAATRYKVLAAFDGYLETLPDASLARPDSYRVKDVVGRRGIGIGSAGLPSYNILLEGSSDALENDVVIYIKQAQTPAVSRHITDPAIAGYFQHEGHRTVISQRALQAHADPWLGWTELDGAGQLVAEVSPYAVDLDWNDIDDPEEIAAVVADLGRATATMHAAADDTSGESLVPFSTERAIDAALAADEEGFGPLLVDFAHRYGARARADHQIFVDLFRNGRIPGL, encoded by the coding sequence ATGTCGGTCCCCCAGCTCAACGACGAGCAGCGCGGCGAGGAGATCCTCGCCGTCTTCGACACCGCCTTCGGCCGGCTCCTCGCCGCCGACCCGGCCGCGTTCCGGGTGAAGTTCCGGAAGATGGCCGCCTCGGCCTTCGCGTTCTACCGGGGGACGGCCGCGCTCTTCTACCACGACGTCGACGCCGAGAAGCGCGGCGGGCCCTACCTGGACGACCGCACCTCGCGCGTGTGGATCCACGGCGACCTGCACGCCGAGAACTTCGGCACCTACATGGACTCCAACGGGCGCCTGGTCTTCAACGTCAACGACTTCGACGAGGCCTACGTCGGCCCCTTCACCTGGGACCTCAAGCGCTTCTCGGCCTCCGTCGCGCTGATCGGCTACGCGAAGGCGCTCAGTGACGAGCAGATCACCGAGCTGGTGACGATCTACGCGGCCGCCTACCGCGAGCGGATCCACGCCCTCGCCACGGGCGCCAAGAGCGACGAGGTCCCGCCGTTCACCCTGGACACGGCCGACGGCCCGCTGCTGGGCGCCCTGCGCGCCGCCCGCTCGCTGACCCGCTTCGAGCTGCTGGACTCGATGACCGAGATCCGCGACTTCGAGCGCCGCTTCGCCCCGGGCGGCGGCTCCATCGAGCTGGACGCGGCGACCCGCTACAAGGTGCTGGCCGCCTTCGACGGCTACCTGGAGACGCTCCCGGACGCCTCGCTGGCCCGCCCCGACTCCTACCGGGTGAAGGACGTCGTGGGCCGCCGGGGCATCGGCATCGGGTCGGCCGGCCTGCCCTCGTACAACATCCTCCTGGAGGGCTCCAGCGACGCCCTGGAGAACGATGTCGTGATCTACATCAAGCAGGCCCAGACCCCGGCCGTCTCCCGGCACATCACGGACCCGGCGATCGCCGGGTACTTCCAGCACGAGGGGCACCGCACGGTGATCTCCCAGCGCGCCCTCCAGGCGCACGCCGACCCGTGGCTGGGGTGGACCGAGCTGGACGGCGCGGGCCAGCTGGTCGCCGAGGTCTCGCCGTACGCCGTCGACCTGGACTGGAACGACATCGACGACCCGGAGGAGATCGCGGCCGTCGTCGCCGACCTGGGCCGGGCCACGGCCACGATGCACGCGGCGGCGGACGACACCTCCGGCGAGTCGCTGGTGCCGTTCTCCACCGAGCGGGCCATCGACGCGGCCCTCGCCGCCGACGAGGAGGGCTTCGGTCCCCTGCTGGTGGACTTCGCGCACCGCTACGGCGCACGCGCGCGTGCCGACCACCAGATCTTCGTCGACCTGTTCCGCAACGGCCGGATCCCGGGGCTGTAA